In Cryptomeria japonica chromosome 10, Sugi_1.0, whole genome shotgun sequence, a genomic segment contains:
- the LOC131046619 gene encoding UDP-glycosyltransferase 72B1, producing MEKLHVAIFPLSAGMGHFLPLVEFAKRLCHFHGFSITLIISKWMWKSQQPALLERLASSALDIRITEIPHITEDENEQNVKIATRISMFMLKAKPHIEGVLQSLCSSSPVSAFITDLFCTELLDVTAELKMPSYIFVPSSAAYVCFMLHLPKLVSEIKVSFKDADFEVEIPGLPPIPARDLSNSVQDRSDFAFKWILQHASRCREASGILINTFAELEEEAMETLSTPATPPIYSIGPLMFTDSDTPDESRCLKWLDEQPPLSVLFVAFGSRAVLSREQIRDLAIGLEASGHRFLWVLRGYKSGDSSSLETDISQLLPEGFEIRNKDRGLVLLNWAPQIPVLSHPSTGGFLSHCGWNSTLESVSHGVPMITWPLFAEQKMNRVLLVKQIQVAVDLRIESNGFVRREEVQRAVRELMEGEEGRMAREKMKELKDKAKIALMEGGSTMKATANAATDLSQKPSLTP from the coding sequence ATGGAAAAGCTGCATGTCGCCATTTTCCCCCTCAGCGCGGGTATGGGGCATTTCCTGCCATTAGTTGAGTTTGCAAAGAGGCTCTGTCACTTTCATGGCTTCTCCATTACCCTCATCATCAGCAAGTGGATGTGGAAATCTCAGCAACCTGCACTGCTTGAACGCTTGGCCTCCTCTGCTCTGGACATACGCATTACAGAGATTCCTCACATCACTGAGGATGAAAATGAGCAAAACGTGAAAATTGCAACACGTATTTCGATGTTCATGCTTAAAGCAAAGCCACACATTGAAGGTGTCCTGCAATCGTTGTGTTCATCTTCGCCCGTCTCTGCTTTTATTACAGACCTCTTCTGTACAGAACTGCTTGACGTTACCGCCGAGCTGAAGATGCCAAGTTATATATTCGTACCGTCCTCTGCTGCTTATGTTTGCTTCATGTTACATCTTCCGAAGCTCGTTTCGGAGATTAAGGTTTCATTTAAGGACGCTGATTTTGAGGTGGAGATACCGGGGCTTCCGCCGATTCCTGCCAGAGATCTGAGCAATTCCGTTCAGGACAGGTCGGATTTTGCATTTAAATGGATTCTTCAACACGCCTCCCGCTGCAGGGAAGCATCAGGGATTCTCATAAACACCTTTGCTGAACTGGAGGAGGAAGCCATGGAAACCCTAAGCACGCCTGCAACGCCCCCCATCTATTCAATAGGCCCCCTGATGTTCACAGATTCTGATACTCCTGACGAGTCTAGGTGCCTGAAATGGTTAGACGAGCAGCCTCCCTTGTCCGTCTTGTTTGTGGCATTTGGAAGCAGAGCTGTTTTGTCGAGGGAGCAAATTAGAGATCTGGCGATTGGATTGGAAGCCAGCGGCCACCGGTTCCTCTGGGTTCTGCGCGGGTACAAATCTGGGGATTCTTCTTCTTTGGAAACTGATATTTCTCAGCTCTTACCGGAGGGTTTTGAGATTCGAAACAAGGACCGCGGGCTGGTACTTCTTAATTGGGCTCCTCAGATCCCTGTTCTTTCTCACCCATCTACTGGAGGCTTCCTTTCACATTGCGGGTGGAATTCTACACTGGAGAGCGTCTCGCATGGAGTTCCtatgatcacttggcctctttttgcCGAACAGAAGATGAACAGGGTCTTATTGGTGAAGCAGATTCAGGTAGCCGTAGATTTGAGGATAGAAAGCAATGGATTTGTCAGGAGAGAAGAAGTGCAGAGAGCTGTGAGGGAATTGATGGAAGGAGAGGAGGGAAGAATGGCGAGGGAgaaaatgaaagaactgaaggatAAGGCCAAGATTGCACTCATGGAAGGGGGAAGTACAATGAAGGCCACAGCCAATGCCGCCACAGATTTATCACAGAAACCAAGCTTGACTCCCTAA
- the LOC131046627 gene encoding UDP-glycosyltransferase 72B1 translates to MAKTHIAIFPVSRAMGHFLPLAAFAERLCNFGGFSITFIISKWKWGSQQPILVQRLASSGLDIRFREIPESTVDENEQDLIVFQKAKPHIQELLQSLHSSSPISSFVTDFFCTDLLDFSASLNIPSYLFSPSSASFVCVMLHLPKLVSEIEVSFKDFQSDVEIPGLPLISARDLPNPVQDRSVPVFNWFVHQASRFKEASGILIDTFAELEEEAIKALSAEGINGT, encoded by the coding sequence ATGGCCAAAACCCATATAGCCATCTTCCCTGTGAGTAGGGCAATGGGTCATTTCCTCCCACTAGCGGCCTTTGCAGAGCGCCTCTGCAACTTTGGTGGCTTCTCCATCACCTTCATTATTAGCAAGTGGAAGTGGGGATCTCAGCAACCAATTCTGGTACAACGATTGGCCTCTTCCGGCCTGGACATCCGCTTTAGAGAGATCCCTGAAAGCACCGTAGATGAAAATGAGCAAGACCTAATAGTCTTTCAGAAAGCAAAGCCACACATCCAAGAGCTTCTACAGTCGTTACATTCCTCTTCGCCCATCTCTTCCTTCGTTACAGATTTCTTCTGTACTGACCTGCTCGACTTTAGCGCCAGTCTTAACATACCATCTTATTTATTTTCTCCAAGCTCTGCTTCTTTTGTTTGCGTCATGTTACATCTTCCCAAGCTCGTCTCGGAGATTGAAGTTTCCTTTAAAGACTTTCAATCTGATGTGGAGATTCCGGGGCTTCCTCTGATTTCCGCCAGGGATCTGCCCAATCCAGTCCAGGACAGGTCGGTTCCTGTGTTTAATTGGTTTGTCCACCAAGCCTCCCGCTTCAAGGAAGCATCAGGGATTCTCATTGATACCTTTGCTGAGCTGGAGGAGGAAGCCATTAAAGCCCTAAGCGCGGAAGGAATTAATGGGACTTGA